TCAAAATTTGTCAACTCGATATTATATAAAGGCAGTCTAATCAACATGTCAAATtggtatttttctaaaaaatactaACAATGTTAATGATTGGATGACTTTttaagtataatgactaaatcttaaaaaaaaaatcgaatataCTACTTATTAGTTAGTTCTTCATTTTACTTATATGAAGCGgcgattaaaatttttatcaaacaCCCGTTTGATACAAGTTCAAATTATGTTATCCTATCCCAATATTTATTAAGaaaagtttttttaatatatatttacaaagAAGTCCTAGTTGAAAGATGGTAATAGTTAAGGACTTAGACATTAGATataaagagaattttttttttaaaaaaaatcctaatttaattattataaaagaaGTTGTATTTGGAAATTTAAACCCAAACTTGGTAGTTAcaatgttaaataaaaatttttaaaaatcaaataaaaactcAAATCAATTTGATTCATCTATAAAAAGGGCATACCCCTTTAGTTTCTTAGCCTTACAAATTACCAAACATAGACATCCCATTGCATCTTCCAATTTCAAGTCTCCAACACCAAAAAGGAGAGTTTGAAGGGGAAAAAATGGATCAAACAGGAAACCAGAAGCAGAAGCAATCACTGATGAGTCAGTTCATAGAAACTCAGTTCCATAGAAATCTGACTCAGTTGCTTCTTTCAGTTTCTATTTTTTCCTTGTTTTTTTCTCACTCATATTGCCTTTCCTTGTTCCATTCCTTTAGCTTCACTTTCCATAACACACTTGCTTTCAAGTTTATTAGCCATAACATAGATAAAAACTTCATATTCCTTCTTTGCAATGGCCTCCTTGTTTTCCTTGCAAAATTTTCTGGACTCATTAGTTCTTCATCACAGCAGAGTAATCTTAGTGATGATTACTATAATCATCAGTCTTTCAAAAGCTATACATACATCCCTCAAACTGAGTCGACCCGCTTGGACACCTCAACACCATTGTTGGACTTGGAGAAGGAAGAAAACGCTGGTTTTGTTGACGAAGAGGCAAAAGGGTCCTCAAGTGATGAACCTTTTGTCGAAGACAATGAAGAAAGTGAAACCTATGAaccagaagaagaagaagaagatattgAAGAAAGTGAAAACTATGAaccagaagaagaagaagaagaattaaTGGAAGGAAACAATGTGTTAAGTACTGAAGAGATGAACAAAAGATTTGATGAATTTATCAGAAAAATGAAGGAAGGATTAAGGATCGAAGCTCAACAACAATTAGTCATGGTTTAATCATCATCAAAGAATCAAAATCTCCATATTGTTCATATAGTTTCCATgtttgtataatatatatgtttttctGTTCTTCTCCTTTTCACTATAATTTTGTACATAAATGGTAGTAGTCTTAGTTGTATGAAGCATTAACCAGACCTGTTGATGGGATGGGATAATTCTGGGTCGAGTCGGGTTTTCTTATTTAAGTTTAGTATTCGGGttcaaatcatttttatttagttCTTTCTTGAGTTTAATATTAAACGGATTCAAACTGTTGATTTTTATGATAAAAACTGTGTTGAATCAAATTTGAATTAGAATTAATCACATTAAATTTTCGTACTGAGGTCGAGGTTAGCAGGTCTAGTTATAGCTCATTTGCAATAATAATCCTTGTTGTTTTAAAGGATTAATGTCGTAGTTTCACCTCATGTAAATCATGTGTTTGATAATACAATATTAGCCCCTTTAATTTTTGCTTTTAACTCATGTTGgactcttattttattttgaaatatttcgTATTTAATATATATCCAAACATGATTATAAGCAGGGGTGAAgtcagaacaattttttaggggtggatgaaatttttgttttttatagtatttatctttataatttttaaatgattaaatcgattttttataattttaggggggttaaagtataattttacctttactaatttaaaatcttaaaaaaattaagaacctAAAtagtatttttacattttaggggggccaggCTGGCAGGCCCTTGCCATCCCCTAGATTCGCCACCGATTATaagaatatatttttttcaaaagaaaatgcacacatacttatatttaaaagataaaataacttatttgacaattcaattttacaaaaaaataataataataacactccgtttaatttcttatttattttagctATTAAACTTGTATTATTCgccaaatcacctcaaaataaatagaaaaattaacatttattaactTTGCTGACTAACATTCAAATGGAATGGCATGATGTcacatcaacaattaattatttttttaatttaaaaattcaataaaattattaaaaagtataaatttatagaaaatatttttttattttttaaaaattaattaattactaacgtAACATCCATGTGgatgccacatcagcaaagttaacagacattaattttttatctattttagcgtaatttgacaaacaatacaaaCCGAAAAgctaaaaaggataaaaaaataaatgaaaatttaaaataatttttttataaagttgatggatcaaataaatcattatacgtATTTAAAACTCAAATCTAAATCCAAGTAACACTATCATTATAGGTAATTTTTTTTGAACgatctcattataagttttgatcatatctatttttttaaacacAATGCTTAGAATTACCCATAGCCCATAGCCCATAGCCCCTCCTTAACCCAtgaataagaggataatgcgcttcagcgcgctcgaacccacgtccttttgtattgacaataatatttATATCAATCGAACTAAAACTTGAAGGacaatttttttgaaagtaatTTAGTTGCCAATAACTATtcaaatttaaagagaaaaggaaaattcATGGTggcatttcaatttcattttaggaTCTAATCAACCAATTAGAACTAATTTATTGATACAGGTGGAtgatagagaaaataaaatattaaatgggAAACTCCTATGCCTCTATGTATCTTATGGTTCCTATCTTATATCTGGTCttttcaatttcactttcaattGTTTTAATCACATTAATTTAGGATCCTATTAGGTTGCATCTGTATCAATTGTACActtgattatattttttatgattttttttaatttttataacaaataattgataattttattatgagattataacatttttaattttaaaatttattttttaaagaaaaatactattttttaaggaaaaatattaaaaaaccgATACAATATTTGTTTTGAACAATCTCAATTATGTTCATATTTGCTATTTTTAACATAATGGCTAAAACTACTCATAGTTCATTCCCAATCCATAGCTCCTAAAACTACCATCAACCTttcaaaaaaaagtcaaattgttgtatttttaacgaaaatattgaataaaatattaaatttttaagcatGGCAGTTCGCATGACAATTCATGTGTActtcatgttttttttaatattttataatttttaaattatttgctgACGTGGTACATAGATAAATAGTGTCGTGTATATGTTAGCATGGAGCATACATGGACTACCATGTAGGTTTTCGCGCCAACATcgctaaaaatataatattttagttagcattttcattaaaaaagtgATTTGGCTCTTCTCAAAAGATCAAgaatcaaatttagctaaaaaaaaagaattacagCTAAATCGACAAAAGATGTAAAtattaaaggctaaatttatcattataaaggacttaaattttttaattttttaaattagaaattagattttaatttattttcaaagccTAAAGACTAATagtatatttaaacataaaaattagaaaaattgtgATTAAATCCAAAAGTTTTAAAAGATGAGATGAAATTGAATGTGGTGCAAATACTAATCTTTGAACAAAAGGTTTGATGAATTTATCAGAAAGGTGAAAGAGGAATTAAGCACGGAAGCTTGACAACAGTTAGTCATTGTTGATCATTTGTCAAATCATTTCGGGTTTTGGGTAATGAATTTTTTAGGTTGGGTAATGAAGGCATCGAAGAATGGCACAGTAGTAAATCAGGGTTCACGATGCTCGGGGCCTTGGAACCTTGATAAAGTTACACAGAGGAAACACAATCTAACCAACAAGGTCCAGAAGAGCCAGTGGGTGGACAATGTATATTGGTTCACCCATACACGACGCTGATGGACACAGTGAAAAAGCTGAGGATGACGATGTTTTTGGTATCGTTAATGGACACAGTCAAATTCAAATTTAGTAATATTTCACTCAAACAACTCACGAGCTTCAtcgaacttttaatttttttatattattaaattatgttattaccATTCACATATATTATTAACCCTAAGCTTAATTGAGTATAAAATTGATAAATGAGCTCAAAATCGAATAGCTTATATATGATATCTTATGGTTCCTATATGATATCAAGTCTTTTTAGTTCCATCTATAATTGTTTTGCTTTAATGACATTAATTTGGTATTCCATTTATATtaacaaaatgttaaaattttgttgttagtctttatacttttctaaaatttgacatttagtctatatactttaaatgcaaataatttaagtatcttactttttcaatttaaaaatccttGTGCAATCACTAAAACCGTTACTAGTTTTCGTCAAAATTTATCAACTTGGTATTATACGAGGGTAGCCTAATTAGTATGCCAAATTGacatttttttcgaaaaatacaAACGATATTAATATCTAAATtgagatttttaaattgaaagtacAATGACGGaagacattgtaacaccccttatatGGTTCGACTACCGACATGGAATAGCAATATCACTTAACAAGATTATTTAATACAATTTCAGACTTTTACCAAGCTTTGAACACatgtttgaaattattttgaacCATTCCCAAGGTGTTTGAATTTACCCACAACATAAAATGGGGTTCCGAGAACCtagaatgacaaaaaaaaaatacaagttttgaAGGTGTAATATTGGCTTAAGTCTCGAGACTTAGGCAACAAATCTCAATACTGGGCCTATAGGTCTTGAGACTTGGACTTCCTACTACAAATTTTTACTATTGACTTGCTATTCTCGTTACTAAAAGAGTTTAATCTCAAGACTTAATGTTGGGGATctcaaaattagttcaaaaaCACTTCTGAGTCATCCCAAACATCATTATATGATAccaataaatctaaaataatttcaaaaccaTTTTAAAGCTCATTCTAGCTTAATTTCGAGTTATACTCATGTTCAAATGTCAAATAAAGTATTCACATAATTTCTAATGACACATGGTAACTCAAATAAATGTAATTAGAAACGTTATGCTAGCCTAATCTCAAGCTCTATGGAAAAGTTGTTAAGCTCAAAGAGTTTCGTAAGTGCACTCAAACTTCCTACCttaccttatcacatatatatattattaaccctaaGTTTAATTATTGAGCTTAATTGAGCTCAAATTCGAGTAACTCAATTATATCTCGACCCAAgatcaaacttaaaaatagatattcgatcaagttcaaaccAAGTATTGAACTTCAAATTTCAAGTCAAACTTAACAGTATTTAGACTCGAATTAGCTCAATTCTAAAGCAAAATAACAGTGGCTTAAAAGAGAGAAATATTCATTTGTAACCCAAATTAAATGAGTTGATGATAAACAATTAGAACTAACGTATTGATACGGGCGGATGATAGAGAAAGGACACTCCTAGCCAAGGCCTCTATGTATCTTATGGTTCCTATATGATATCAGGTCTCTTTAGTTCCATCTATAATTGTCTTGTTTTAATGACATTAATTTGGTATTCCATTAATTATATTAACAAATGGTTAAATTTTGTCGTTAATCTCTATACTTCtatgaaatttgagatttagtccatatactttaAAAGTTCTAGTTCAATCACCAAAACCGTTAGTATTTTTCGTCAAAACTTGTCAACTCGACATTATATAAAGGCAGTCTAATCAACATGTCAAATTGGTATTTTTCTGAATAAcactaacaatattaatgatTGGATGAGTTTTTAAGTATAATAactaaatctttaaaaaaaatcgcATATACTACTTATTAGTTAGCTCTTCATTTTACTTATATGAAGCggtgattaaaatttttatcaaacaCCCGTCTGATATAAGTTCAAGTTATGTTATCCTATTCCAatatttattaagaaaaatttttttaatatatatttacagAGAAGTCCTAATTGAAAGATGGTAATAGTTA
The genomic region above belongs to Gossypium hirsutum isolate 1008001.06 chromosome D05, Gossypium_hirsutum_v2.1, whole genome shotgun sequence and contains:
- the LOC107921744 gene encoding DNA-directed RNA polymerase I subunit RPA1, whose protein sequence is MDQTGNQKQKQSLMSQFIETQFHRNLTQLLLSVSIFSLFFSHSYCLSLFHSFSFTFHNTLAFKFISHNIDKNFIFLLCNGLLVFLAKFSGLISSSSQQSNLSDDYYNHQSFKSYTYIPQTESTRLDTSTPLLDLEKEENAGFVDEEAKGSSSDEPFVEDNEESETYEPEEEEEEEEEEELMEGNNVLSTEEMNKRFDEFIRKMKEGLRIEAQQQLVMV